In Undibacter mobilis, the following are encoded in one genomic region:
- a CDS encoding winged helix-turn-helix transcriptional regulator — protein MASHDFRSSCSIARTLELAGDKWTLLIVRDLMWHGKQTFQALQDSAEHIPSNILSERLKRLAQWGLVQRVAYQQRPVRYAYHLTDKGKSLEPVLLQIMAWGHRHLGGGRYDPKTRKSTRPAG, from the coding sequence ATGGCCAGCCACGACTTCCGTTCGTCCTGCTCGATCGCCCGCACACTCGAATTGGCCGGCGACAAATGGACCCTGCTGATCGTCCGCGACCTGATGTGGCACGGCAAGCAAACGTTCCAAGCGCTGCAGGACAGCGCTGAGCACATCCCCTCCAACATCCTGTCGGAACGGCTCAAGCGCCTCGCTCAATGGGGCCTCGTGCAACGCGTCGCTTACCAGCAAAGACCGGTCCGCTATGCCTATCACCTGACCGACAAGGGCAAGTCGCTGGAGCCCGTGTTGCTCCAGATCATGGCATGGGGACACCGACATCTCGGCGGCGGGCGTTACGACCCGAAGACACGCAAGAGCACCAGACCAGCCGGCTGA
- a CDS encoding DMT family transporter, whose amino-acid sequence MNRIVLAHIAAFAAAVSAGTAVVATRFVIGETDPLSLVFYRYVISVGCFAPFLKAIWPRERLSLADYAQIAGFGILFFVLFPWAFNASLHYVPAARGAIGLATIPIQTMIVAFIFGRERFTSAKVLGVGMAFAGIVVAFGTAAFQPGHAGYLLGDGLMLLGVFCAAIYSVFSRATLMRHGPLFVTALAMAFAVLALLPVVVLTHGPALPVFSAKGWLAVVFLGTVAGAVQFSLFMWALRWLPPTTTVLYLTLNPVAAMVLGILWLGERLTPEMLAGFGLVLAGILVGVGVLRAPKRQRASGGRPDAAKT is encoded by the coding sequence ATGAACAGGATCGTACTGGCTCACATCGCGGCATTCGCCGCCGCCGTCAGTGCCGGCACCGCCGTTGTCGCCACGCGCTTCGTCATCGGCGAGACCGATCCGCTCTCGCTTGTTTTTTATCGTTACGTCATATCGGTCGGCTGCTTTGCGCCATTCCTTAAGGCGATCTGGCCGCGCGAACGCCTGAGCCTCGCCGACTATGCGCAGATTGCCGGCTTCGGCATTCTGTTCTTCGTGCTGTTTCCCTGGGCCTTCAATGCATCGCTGCACTATGTGCCGGCGGCGCGCGGCGCCATCGGGCTTGCCACCATTCCGATCCAGACCATGATCGTTGCCTTCATCTTCGGCAGGGAGCGTTTCACATCGGCCAAGGTGCTGGGTGTCGGCATGGCCTTTGCCGGCATCGTTGTTGCTTTCGGGACGGCGGCTTTCCAGCCCGGCCATGCGGGTTATCTGTTGGGCGACGGGCTAATGCTGCTGGGGGTCTTTTGCGCCGCGATCTATTCGGTCTTCAGCCGCGCGACGCTGATGCGCCACGGCCCGCTCTTCGTCACCGCGCTCGCCATGGCCTTCGCGGTGCTGGCGTTGTTGCCCGTTGTCGTCCTCACACATGGACCGGCGTTGCCGGTCTTCAGCGCCAAAGGCTGGCTCGCAGTGGTTTTTCTCGGCACCGTTGCCGGCGCCGTTCAGTTTTCGCTCTTCATGTGGGCGTTACGCTGGCTGCCGCCGACGACGACGGTCCTCTATCTGACGCTCAATCCAGTGGCGGCAATGGTGCTCGGCATCTTGTGGCTCGGCGAGCGATTGACGCCGGAAATGCTGGCGGGCTTCGGCCTGGTGCTGGCCGGCATTCTGGTCGGCGTCGGCGTGCTGCGAGCGCCCAAAAGGCAACGGGCCTCGGGAGGCCGCCCCGATGCGGCAAAAACCTGA
- a CDS encoding DUF2171 domain-containing protein, translating into MAEIKEHMKIIGKDGAHVGTVDRVEGDRIKLTRTDSPAGHEDHHHYIDRKLVGAVEGDVVKLSVNASSVPETEASGAKV; encoded by the coding sequence ATGGCAGAGATCAAGGAACACATGAAAATCATCGGCAAGGACGGCGCCCATGTCGGCACCGTCGATCGTGTCGAAGGCGACCGCATCAAGCTGACCAGGACGGACAGCCCGGCCGGCCACGAGGACCATCATCACTATATCGACCGCAAGCTGGTCGGCGCCGTCGAAGGCGATGTGGTCAAGCTCTCGGTCAATGCGTCGTCGGTGCCGGAAACGGAAGCGTCGGGCGCCAAGGTCTGA